A section of the Methanoregula formicica SMSP genome encodes:
- a CDS encoding winged helix-turn-helix transcriptional regulator gives MKKMIRYGIILILVLCSFSLVPSGSCGFHNGYTVEPVTPDMDTGTPLETVPVDFWDLPPGMMLLALALSVSSFIGFPVELFLFIKLYAYLGYRHVTRTIVFENDTRSLAYHCIQDNPGIYFNSLVRKTDIKPGTLRYHLIILMTTGKISAMNMNGHTRYFENSRKFSEVEKTVFKHIRNETDNRILILLLDNPDTNRKNLEVMMGISGPLVTWYMRRLSDDGIVSIQKNRKNVRYEIYPEVRQYLEKYLVPNRGVMPVLSLEPSPESS, from the coding sequence ATGAAGAAAATGATCAGGTACGGAATCATCCTGATTCTTGTTCTTTGTTCATTTTCGTTAGTACCATCCGGTTCCTGCGGGTTTCATAATGGATACACGGTCGAACCGGTAACACCAGATATGGATACGGGTACGCCGCTGGAAACCGTGCCGGTCGATTTCTGGGACCTTCCCCCGGGAATGATGTTGCTCGCACTGGCTCTTTCTGTATCCTCCTTTATCGGATTCCCCGTTGAACTCTTCTTATTCATCAAACTATACGCATATCTGGGATACCGGCATGTTACCAGAACAATCGTATTTGAAAATGACACACGGAGTCTTGCCTATCATTGTATACAAGATAATCCGGGTATCTACTTCAATTCCTTAGTGCGAAAGACCGACATCAAACCCGGGACACTGCGGTACCATCTCATCATTCTCATGACAACAGGAAAGATCTCCGCTATGAATATGAACGGCCATACACGGTATTTCGAAAATTCCAGGAAATTTTCAGAGGTAGAGAAAACGGTGTTTAAGCATATCCGGAATGAGACTGATAACCGTATTCTCATATTACTGCTTGATAATCCCGATACGAACAGGAAGAATCTGGAAGTGATGATGGGAATATCAGGACCATTGGTTACATGGTACATGAGAAGACTTAGTGATGATGGAATTGTCTCCATACAAAAAAACAGGAAAAATGTCCGGTATGAGATCTATCCTGAAGTGCGGCAATATCTTGAAAAATATCTTGTCCCAAACAGGGGGGTGATGCCGGTGTTATCCCTGGAACCTTCTCCCGAATCTTCATAA
- a CDS encoding aminotransferase class I/II-fold pyridoxal phosphate-dependent enzyme has protein sequence MAEGALYSFVKVAGAEMEVASRWLDKGHVAATPGSAFYAPGWIRLSYAASMEKLREAMARIKRVG, from the coding sequence ATGGCTGAGGGTGCGCTCTATTCGTTCGTGAAGGTTGCCGGAGCTGAAATGGAAGTGGCATCACGCTGGCTTGACAAGGGGCACGTGGCTGCTACACCGGGCAGTGCGTTCTATGCGCCGGGATGGATCCGGCTGTCGTACGCGGCTTCGATGGAGAAGCTCCGCGAGGCGATGGCGAGGATCAAGAGGGTGGGGTAG